AACATAGCGAGTTGAACGAATTTGCTCACGATACAATTCAGGTAAACCATAAACAAAACGCTCCAGCCATTGCGGGGCAGGGTGGGGTTCGCCATACCAACGGCTATAGGCTTCGGGGTCGCGCAAACGAAAATCAGCTGAACAATCGATTAATGCTTGACCAAGGCCAGCGTAATGCTCGATCTTTTTGGCGGCTGAGCCATGCGGCAAGGCCAAAATCAACACATCACAAGGCTCCAACGTGCTTTGCGGGCTATACCGCAAATCGGTGCGACCACGCAAATTGGGGTGGGTGCTGTAGACATATTGGCCTGCTAAGCGTTCGCTGGTGACCTGACGCACCTCGACGTGGGGATGCCCCAACAATAAACGCAGCAATTCACCACCGACATAGCCCGAGCCACCAACTATCGAAACTGAAAGCATAACAACCTCAAATGGCTACAGCCCGCCGCCTATTGCGCTTGAGCTAGCACATAATCAACAATTCGTTCGGGAATATTCACGCCAGTTGTGCTGATGCTGTTGCGAAATTCCATGGTGTAATTGACTTCGTTGACCAAATAACGACCTTCGGCAGTTTCAAAGACATCGATTGCAACCACGCCGCCACCAACTGCATTGGCCGCGCCAATACAAATATCGGCTAAGGCTGGCGTGATTGGGCAGTTTGAGGCTTGGCCGCCGCGTGCAGTATTGGTGATCCAGTGGCCGCTGGTGCGATAAATCGCCGCAATACACTCATCGCCAACCACAAACGCCCGAATATCGCGACCACCTGGCTTGTTGACATATTCTTGGATATAGAAAATGGCATGCTGATAATTGCCCAAGGTGTCGCGATGTTCAAGTACCGCCTCGGCAGCTTCGCGATCGTTGATCTTCGAGACCAAGCGCCCCCACGAGCCGATTACTGGCTTCAACACTACCGGATAGCCCAAACTTTCGATCGCTTCGAGCGCTGAATCTTGGGTATAGGCCAGTAAACACCGTGGTGATGGCACGCCGTTGCGCAATAGGGCTTGGGTAGTCAAAAATTTATCGCCACAGGTTAATGCCACATCATAATTATTGACCGTTGGAATGCCAGCATCGTTCAAGGTTTTGAGCGTGTACAACGCTCGGCCATGGTGCAACGAACGCTCAATAATTACATCAGGAAATTGTTCGCGTACTTGGCGATTGGCTTGCAACGCGTTCAAATCAAACCATGTCTGATCATCGTCGATTCGCTCAAATTGGACATTGCGCCGCTCAAACTCAGTGATCAGCAGCTTTTCTTCAACCCGAATTCGGGAACATAACATACCTACACGCATTGACATAACTCCCTTACTCGCCCCAGTCTTCTTCGACTTCGGGTGCTAATTCCAACACAACTGGGTTCAGGCTGACAACTTCGAGTTCTGCGCCGCAATCAGGGCATGGCACAATCTCGCCATCCAAAATATCGGCTGCCAACGCGATCGTTCCTTCACATTCTGGGCATTGTGCGCTCATTGTTTGTAATCCTTTATTAGTTAGGGGTCGGGGGCTAGGGGCTGGGGATCGGTATCCCGTCCTGTGCCAACCACCTGTTGCCAAACCCACTAATTCTTAACAAACCTTACCTTCGTGATCTTCGCGTCCTTCGCGGTTTCAAGGGTAGGGGTCGGGGGCTAGGGGCTGGGGATCGGTATCCCGTGCAGTGCCACCTGCCTATGTTCAACCCGTTACATTCCGATAGCCAAAAGCCTTATAGCCTTACTCTCTGCGCCTCTGCGTTAAAACTTCCTGACCCCTGATCTCTGACCCCTGAACCCTCGCCCCTTCGTGTCCTTCGTGCTCTTCGTGGATCAAAATTGGTCAATTACTGCTTGCACCACCTCAGCCGTTGTTGCCGTTCCACCAAGATCGGGCGTGTATGGCCCATTGGCTAATACCGCCTGAATTGCGGTTTGCAAGCGTTCGGCGTAGCTGTTCAAGCCCACAAATTCGAGCATCAACACGCTAGCGCTCAAGGTTGCCAACGGATTGGCGATGCCTTGGCCAGCAATGTCGGGAGCACTGCCATGCACAGGCTCGAATACCGCCGTGCGAGTGCCATAGTTGGCCGATGCTGCCAAACCAAGCCCGCCACCCCACACGCTGGCGACATCCGAGAGAATATCGCCAAACAAATTGGTGGTGACTAACACTTCAAAACGTTCCGGAGCACGGGCCAATTGATAAGCAGCGTTATCGACCAACATTTCTTCAACCTGCAAATCAGGCGCGTCAGCTAGCACGCGCAGCGCGGTTTCGCGGAACAAACCACAAGTTTCGCGCAGCACATTGGCTTTGTGTACTACGGTGATTTTGCGGCGGCCAGTGCGTTGGGCATATTGCACCGCCCATTGCACAATCCGCTCGCTGGCTTGGCGGGTGATAATTCGTTGCGCCGTGGCGCGTTCATCGCCCTCGCGGGTTTCTTGGCCGCTATACAAACCCTCGGTATTTTCGCGCACCACTACCAAATTGACTCCAGCACGGGCATTCGCCAGTGGTGGCGTTTGAACTGGCCGCACACAGGCATACAAATCAAGGGCTTTGCGCATGCCAACAATTGGGCTGCGATAGCCAGCGACCCGCTGTGATGGCGAGCTAACTGCACCAAACAAGGTGGCGTTGGCCGCTTGAACCGCTGCTAAAGTTTGTTCGGGCAAGGCGTTGCCAGTTTGTTGAAAGGTTTCCCAACCAGCTTCGGCTTCGACAAACTCGGCAGGAACCGCCAAGGCTTCGAGCACTTGCCGCGCTGCTTGCACGACTTCGCGGCCAATCCCATCGCCAGCAATCAAACACAACCTCGTCATGTTTAGGCTCCTGTCGCGGGGAAGCGACCATGGCGACGGTAAAATGGCACGATTCCGCCTTCAGCCCAGACTTCGCGCATCCAGCCTTCGGGTGGTGGCAGTTGAATTTGGTTAGCATTGTTGGTGATCAGGCCAGCAGCCAAATCAAATTCAACAACATCACCATCGGCAACTTGCTCACGAATGTCGGCGGTGAAACAGGGAATGCCCAAATTCAAGGCGTTGCGGAAGAAAATGCGGGCAAATAGCGGAGCGATAATCGCGCCAACTCCGCAGCGCTTCAAGGCCAAGGGCGCATACTCGCGGCTTGAGCCACAGCCAAAGTTTGGCCCAGCAATAATTAAATCGCCTGGCTGAACATTGGGAGCAAAATCAGGCCGCGCTTCGATAAAGGCATAGCGTCGCACATCATCATTTGCGCCGAGCATGTAGGGAGCATAACGGCCTGGAACCATCTGGTCGGTGTTGACATCATTTCCAAAAACCCAAATCCGTGGCATAGTGCTGACTCCTGTGCAATTGCAAAAATTAGGCGAAAACTGCTTGCTCAGTGCTGTCGAGCACATTGCGCGGGTGGGTGATGTAGCCAGTTATGGCGGTGGCGGCGGCAACTTCAGGCGAGGCCAAGTAGATATTGGCTCCTGGGCTGCCCATTCGTCCGCGGAAGTTGCGATTGCCAGTGAAAACGCAGACTTCATCGGGAGCCAACACGCCCATATGGCGACCAATGCATGCGCCACAGCCAGGCGTGCCGATGGTTGCCCCAGCAGCCAACAACGTCGCCAATGTGCCATCACTGGCGGCGCGATGTAAACTATCGCTCGAAGCAGGCACGACAATCATGCGCACATTGGGAGCCAAACGTCGCCCTTTGAGGATGCTAGCGGCAGCGGCCATATCTTCGTAGTGGCCGTTGGTGCAGGTGCCAAGATACACCACATCAACCGCGACCCGTCCGACATCAGCCAAATCGACTACATTATCGACATAATGTGGCAGGCTAACCTGGGGTTCGAGCGTGCTCAAATCGCATTCGACAACGCGGCTGTAGCTGGCATCAGCCTCAACCCGCAACCATTCTGGCACGGGATGCTCAGCGCCCAAGCCAGTTGGGGCAACGATTCCGGCCTTGGCTCCAACTTCAATCGATAAGGTTGCTAAGGTCATACGTTCGCGCCACGAAAGAAAATCAACCCCGTGCCACTCGACACTTTGGTAGGTTGCACCATCGGCGCGGAGCGTGCGAGCCGCCCATAAACCAAAATCCTTGACGCTCACGCCTGGTTGAAAATTGCCAACCGCATTGACCCGCACGGTCTCAGGCACGCGAAACCAAGTTTGGCCTGTCGCGAGGGCAAGGGCAATGTCGGTCGTGCCCATGCCTGAGCCAAAGGCTGCGGCTGCACCATAACCAGTGCTATGCGAATCGCTGCCCACCACCAACATGCCAGGTTGCACCAGCCCTTCTTCAATCAAGACCGGGTGCGAGATGCCGCGACCAACATCAAACAAATGGCTGATGCCTTGTTGGGCGACCCAACGCCGCACTTGTTGTTGCTGTTCGGCTTGGCGCACGGTCGCGGCTGGGGCAACGTGGTCGATCACCACTGCAACTTTGTCGCGATCCCACACGCGTTCAGCGCCCAATTCGTTGTGCAAGGTTTCGATAATGCTGGGCGAGAGGCTATCGTGCATCATCACCAAATCGACGTTGACCACTACCATATCGCCTGCTTGCACGTCGCTGCGACCGGAAGCATGCCCCAAAATTTGCTCGGCAAATGTCTGACCCATTGCGGAAACTCCCAAAAATAGCTGAAAAATGGCACATCAAGGTATAGCAAGCTAGGGCATTGAAATAGCAATTTCAATTGCCAGCTTGAAAAATCGTTAGGCTGCTTGGAGGGTGCTTGAGCGCAGGAGCGCATCCACCTCGTCGAGCGTCAACGGCTGATCATCGGCAGCAGCTTTGAGTTGAGCTGCAATGGCGATAATCGTGGTGTCGCTCAGATCCAAACCTAGGGCGTTGGCGCGGCTTTGCAAGGCATGGCGACCAGTTAGGCGATGCCCAATCAGCACATTGCGTTCGCGCCCAAAAGCATTGGGATCGATCGCTTCGTAGGTGCTGGGATTGGCCAAAACAGCCTTGGTATGCAGGCCAGCCTTGTGAGCAAAGGCGGTTTCGCTGGTGATACAGGCATTGAACGGCACTTGAATGCCCAACATTGCCGCAACTGTGTGATCAAGTTGGGCCAACATTGGCAAGGCATAGCCTGCAACACTTTCAGGTTCGGAGAGGTAGAGGCGAGCAATTAAGCCGCTGAGCGCGGCGATGCCGTTGCGTTCGCCAATTCCAAGAATGGTTGTATCGATGTGGGTTGCGCCTGCTTCGAGCGCTGCATAGGCATTGGCAATTGCACAGCCGCCATCGTTGTGGCCATGAAATTCAATGTCGCAGCGAACTGCATTGCGGACTGCACCAACCACACGTTCAACATCGCGTGGCGTGGCAATGCCCACGGTGTCGGCGATGCCAACCCGCTGCACGCCAAGCAAATCGACAGCTTGGTAGACGCGCAACAAATCGGGCAGTGGGGTGCGGAATGAATCTTCGCAGGAGAACCGAACTTCGATCTGACGTTCTTGGAGGAAACGCACAACTGGGCCAACTTCTGCCAAAATCGCTTCAATTGAGCGACCATGGCTCCATTGGCGCAGATAGGGTGATGTGCCAAAGAGGATATTTACGCCAGCCACGCCACATTCAGCAGCGAGCCGCACGTCATCAAGGTTACAACGGGTGTGGGTCAGCAGCTTGGTGTTGCCGAGCGGCAAGGCTGCGATGCTGCGCAAATCTGCCGCACTTTGCGGCGAGGCGCAGGGAGAGGTCATTTCGATGTATTCAACGCCAAATTGAACTAGCAAATTGGCGATGGCGAGGCGATCTTCACTGCTGAAATGAGCATTGGCCCATTGTTCGCCTTCGCGTAATGTCGTATCAACAATTGCAAAATGCCGTGTCATGAAAGCACAATCCTTCCGCAAGAACATCCGGTGAACAATTCAGGGCGAACAGCCGCAGGGCGGTGGATATGGCTGATGCGTTTAAGTTGCTTGAGTATGGCCATGGAAAAATCCTTTCAAACCGACGTTGGATACAAAAAAACTCGCCGTTTGGTGCGGCGAGCCTTGGTGTTTATTGAGCGCGTGAAGTGTTGTTTAGACGCGACGCAATAACCCAGACTCGCTGCCTGGCTTCTTTGCGCTACGTTTTTTCGAGTTCAGGTACAATTGTTGACTGAACATAGTAACAAACTCCACAAACCATCAAAAGTTCTGTCGCGAAGCATAGCAGGCAGGTTTGAGTTTGTCAAGTGACGATTTTTGGGCATCGGGGATCGGTTGTTGGGGGTCGGGGGTCAGGGATTTTTAAACGCCAAGGACATGAAGGAGAATAAGGCTATAGGCTTTTGGCTATCGGAAATTGGTTGAAATTATCAAAAGCCTATAGCCTATAGCCAAATCTTCCGATCCCCGCCCCCCAACAACCGATCCCTAGCCCCCGACCCCTAGCCCCTTATGTTCTATGCTCTATGTTCTGGATAATTGCCTCGCGCATAGCCGAACCAACCGCTTCCCAGCGATAACGTGCCGCAATTTCGACACTGCGTGCGCCAAAACGCCGACAGCGCTCAGGATCGCCGACCAATTTGATCAAGACGGTCGCCAGCTGATCAACCGTGCCTGGCTCAACCAAATAGCCATTGCGATCGTGCTCGATAAAATCGGGCATGGCTCCAAGGTTGGTTGAAACCACAGGCAGCCAATAATTCATGGCCTCAATCGTGACGATGCCAAATGGCTCAAGTTTGGTGGGCATACAAAAGACTGCGGCGCGTTGATAATACTGCGGCAATTGCTCAACCGGAATCCGCCCGATGACCTCAACTCCTGGCTGGTTGGTTTGTGGGTTTGCGCCGATGATCGTCAGGGTAGCGTTGGGATAAACCGCCCGTACTTGGGCGAAGGCTTGCAGCAATTCAGGGCCGCCTTTACGCTCCCAATCTATCCCAACATAGACAATATTTTGGCTGGCATAGCGGGCTGGATCAGGCGTTTCGCTGATGACCGGAGCATTGCTACCAGCGTAAACACAACGTACTTTGGCTGGGTCACAATGGTAATCTTCGACCAATGAACGTGAAACATGATTGGAACGTGTAAAGACTAAATTGGCATTTTGATAAATAGTTGGCTCTAACTTCATCCATTCGGGGTGATAGAGCGAGGCCGGATTAAAGCCTGGATATTGACGATTTGCCAGCAAGGTATGGTCGGTATAGACAAAATGGGGGATATTTGGCACGCTAGCATCAAA
The DNA window shown above is from Chloroflexota bacterium and carries:
- the lysX gene encoding lysine biosynthesis protein LysX, which gives rise to MRVGMLCSRIRVEEKLLITEFERRNVQFERIDDDQTWFDLNALQANRQVREQFPDVIIERSLHHGRALYTLKTLNDAGIPTVNNYDVALTCGDKFLTTQALLRNGVPSPRCLLAYTQDSALEAIESLGYPVVLKPVIGSWGRLVSKINDREAAEAVLEHRDTLGNYQHAIFYIQEYVNKPGGRDIRAFVVGDECIAAIYRTSGHWITNTARGGQASNCPITPALADICIGAANAVGGGVVAIDVFETAEGRYLVNEVNYTMEFRNSISTTGVNIPERIVDYVLAQAQ
- the lysW gene encoding lysine biosynthesis protein LysW — encoded protein: MSAQCPECEGTIALAADILDGEIVPCPDCGAELEVVSLNPVVLELAPEVEEDWGE
- a CDS encoding isocitrate/isopropylmalate dehydrogenase family protein, coding for MTRLCLIAGDGIGREVVQAARQVLEALAVPAEFVEAEAGWETFQQTGNALPEQTLAAVQAANATLFGAVSSPSQRVAGYRSPIVGMRKALDLYACVRPVQTPPLANARAGVNLVVVRENTEGLYSGQETREGDERATAQRIITRQASERIVQWAVQYAQRTGRRKITVVHKANVLRETCGLFRETALRVLADAPDLQVEEMLVDNAAYQLARAPERFEVLVTTNLFGDILSDVASVWGGGLGLAASANYGTRTAVFEPVHGSAPDIAGQGIANPLATLSASVLMLEFVGLNSYAERLQTAIQAVLANGPYTPDLGGTATTAEVVQAVIDQF
- a CDS encoding homoaconitate hydratase (catalyzes the formation of homoisocitrate from cis-homoaconitate), translating into MPRIWVFGNDVNTDQMVPGRYAPYMLGANDDVRRYAFIEARPDFAPNVQPGDLIIAGPNFGCGSSREYAPLALKRCGVGAIIAPLFARIFFRNALNLGIPCFTADIREQVADGDVVEFDLAAGLITNNANQIQLPPPEGWMREVWAEGGIVPFYRRHGRFPATGA
- a CDS encoding 3-isopropylmalate dehydratase large subunit — protein: MGQTFAEQILGHASGRSDVQAGDMVVVNVDLVMMHDSLSPSIIETLHNELGAERVWDRDKVAVVIDHVAPAATVRQAEQQQQVRRWVAQQGISHLFDVGRGISHPVLIEEGLVQPGMLVVGSDSHSTGYGAAAAFGSGMGTTDIALALATGQTWFRVPETVRVNAVGNFQPGVSVKDFGLWAARTLRADGATYQSVEWHGVDFLSWRERMTLATLSIEVGAKAGIVAPTGLGAEHPVPEWLRVEADASYSRVVECDLSTLEPQVSLPHYVDNVVDLADVGRVAVDVVYLGTCTNGHYEDMAAAASILKGRRLAPNVRMIVVPASSDSLHRAASDGTLATLLAAGATIGTPGCGACIGRHMGVLAPDEVCVFTGNRNFRGRMGSPGANIYLASPEVAAATAITGYITHPRNVLDSTEQAVFA
- a CDS encoding homocitrate synthase, which translates into the protein MTRHFAIVDTTLREGEQWANAHFSSEDRLAIANLLVQFGVEYIEMTSPCASPQSAADLRSIAALPLGNTKLLTHTRCNLDDVRLAAECGVAGVNILFGTSPYLRQWSHGRSIEAILAEVGPVVRFLQERQIEVRFSCEDSFRTPLPDLLRVYQAVDLLGVQRVGIADTVGIATPRDVERVVGAVRNAVRCDIEFHGHNDGGCAIANAYAALEAGATHIDTTILGIGERNGIAALSGLIARLYLSEPESVAGYALPMLAQLDHTVAAMLGIQVPFNACITSETAFAHKAGLHTKAVLANPSTYEAIDPNAFGRERNVLIGHRLTGRHALQSRANALGLDLSDTTIIAIAAQLKAAADDQPLTLDEVDALLRSSTLQAA
- a CDS encoding glycosyltransferase family 4 protein; this encodes MAPKIAFIRKGRWPLANVRTAEALRAQFPENELREIDLIPIIRRKPALVALNGWWTLRQYAGDLAMRRRGPKDAFLITSYIFRAVKHLVADLLRDDDYLFSFQMQSLFDASVPNIPHFVYTDHTLLANRQYPGFNPASLYHPEWMKLEPTIYQNANLVFTRSNHVSRSLVEDYHCDPAKVRCVYAGSNAPVISETPDPARYASQNIVYVGIDWERKGGPELLQAFAQVRAVYPNATLTIIGANPQTNQPGVEVIGRIPVEQLPQYYQRAAVFCMPTKLEPFGIVTIEAMNYWLPVVSTNLGAMPDFIEHDRNGYLVEPGTVDQLATVLIKLVGDPERCRRFGARSVEIAARYRWEAVGSAMREAIIQNIEHRT